The Vitis vinifera cultivar Pinot Noir 40024 chromosome 8, ASM3070453v1 genome segment tgtgtgtaaggaatgtcatttatcCTTAGTTAgggaaaataaacaaacaagtttttcagaatcacttaaaatccttcacaaataataatcttgtacagttagtatatttgtcatgtacacttagtgtaaatacatTATACAGTGACTCAAATTCCATATACCCCCTactcaatgtgtaaccataggtaggctaaccatgttttcattggtttgtttcaaaaaatagtggaagatggaaaaacaaaattttctttcaaacatcATTAGTGGGATAAGTATTTGAATTATCATGtgcgagttaaataaagtgcataagaTGAGTGTGTAATAGAGGAATGTGTACATTAAGAGTGTGCAATTCTTAGatgacaagacaaaaaaaaaaaaaaaagttgtccaaaattgattaaaatatttcacaaatgaTAGCTTTGTATACCCCTTGTATAGTTAGAACATTTGTCTTGTATAGTTGAAACATTTGTCTTATTCAATTGAACATTTACCTTGTATAGTTAGTataacacccttgtacaatggtgCAAATTTCATCCATATGTATACATTATGTTCCACATATGATGTGTGAACcatgtttccaatggtttgatttaaaaaatgatataaaacgtaaaaacaaaatttttccctaaacatcattattaaggtaagtatttgaattgttatatgtgagttaaataaagtacatgaaataaaagaatttgtggtaggagaacgtataatccttagatgacaagaaggaaaaaaaaaaagttgtttaaAATGTACAGTTTTGTACaccccttgtacaattagtgtaataaccTTATATAAtggtataaattttatatatatgtataaattatatacaCATGAGTGTGTAAACTATGTTCCCaatagtttgacatttaaaataattaaaacaaataaaacattattttattttattttcaatgcaaaatgtaattaaaaataagacaaagaaattacttaaaaactattatttaagccaagtttatttatttatttccttttatttttggaaaaaaagaataaaaaattatttaaccataagaaatatgaatataagatcagttagaaaatatcaaatttatttatttatttcattttatttttggaattaaagaaaataaaataaaaaatttatttaaccataaaaaaatattgatataaaatatgttaaaaaatagaaataaccccaaatttatttacttatttcattttatttatttaaattagaaattaatttattttaatatattaaaatgtgcacaattgatttattactttgttaattatggatatattaaaattttttattagacaaaaaataaataaagaaaataaaattaaaaatagtaataaatatatataatttagttatttaattatttttcatgtaaaagatagtcccacaaaaaacacataattgatctttttttattgtttaattgtaaacatactatatatatatatatatatatatatatatatagtattaaaataactaatggaaaaaaagaaaaatggataatcaatgaatgaaatttaattctttttattattttgataagaaatcaccagtctcgtccaactggatctgaatcattccctgaagtgaatgcaatattgtcccaaactcgtggacgtGGACGAGGACGAGGACGTAGTCGTGgtcgtggaagaaatccccgataccatggttcttatagtaataattctcaaaaaatgaaagtctcattgcaccaccagaagtggaacaatactgagacaatacaagaaaatgggaagcgtttacaagataaatctcctaagaaccatgagaataattgttatagatgtagtatgaaggggcattggtcacgtacctgtcgtacgcccaaacatttggtgGACCTGTACCAagcattaataaaagctaaaggaaaagagatagagatgaactttaccgatggtgatggattggacctaacctactatgacattgatttctttggaggtcccaatgaaaaaacagaccatttgataaatgatgagaaaattaacattgattgatgttactttatatatgaaataatatattattatgtcttatatttacatctgatttactttgttatttacattatgccttgtttttttgttatatctgaaatccatgtgttatttggtctcaagatgaatgaggatgatgtatgtctcgcaAACTATACGACCATGCACACAATtttcgagataaaagatatttcctcgaattgacattaataaaagctaatgtaagtaccatatctggtactacaaacCTAGTTGAAGGCTttggaagagcaaacataacgttgccaaatggaactagattccatataaatgacactttatattctagcaaatccagaagaaatttgctcagttttaaagatatctgCAAAAACgaatatcatattgaaactataaatgaagataatgtagaatatctttacattacttccattatatctagccagaagcttataatggaaaaactctcgGCTTTCTCCTctaggttgtatcatacaactataaagcctattgaatcatatgttgttgtgaactagaagttcaacgacccaaaagtttttgtcctttggcatgacaggctaggtcacccagggtcttcaatgatgcgtcgaataatcgaacactcacatgggcatctactaaagaaccagaagattctttcACCCAATGAATACTTATGTGTTGCttgctcacaaggtaaattgataatcagaccatcttttactaaagtcatatctaAGACACcagtctttttagaaagaatacatggtgACATATGTGGGcttatccatccaccatgtggaccatttcgttattttatgatcttaatagatgcttctactaggtggtcacatatttgtctcctttctacatgtaacgttgcctttgctagactccttgcacaaataattAGATTACGAGTacaatttccagattatccaattaagacaatacgtcttgataatgctgacgaatttacttctcaaacattcattgactattgcatgtcagtagggataaatattaagcatcctgttgctcatactcatacccaaaatggtttagcagaatctttcatcaaacgtctccaattaatagctcgaccatttctaatgaaaaccaaattacctacttccgcccggggacatgctattatgcatgctgcagctttagttcgtattcgacctacaacttatcatgaatactccccttcacaacttatgcttggaaaacaaccaaatatctctcgcttacgaatctttggttgtgcagtatatgtaccaattgcacctacacaacacactaaaatgggtccccaacgaagacttgggatttatgtaagttttgattctccatctatcataagatattttGAACCTTTGACGGGCAATGTTTTTACAGCCCGGTTTgcagattgtcattttaatgagagtttTTTCCTATCATTAGGGCgagaaaagtcgattcctgaagaacgacgagaaattagttggaagacatctactatgacctatcttgatcctcgtacaaatcaaatgtgaactagaagttcaaaggatcattcatttgtaaaatcttgcaaatcaattaccagatgcattcattgatacaaagaaagtgacaaagtcacatattccggctgcaaatactccagcacgaattgatgtccctgtaggacagttaacaaatgaatctaagatacgcctgaagcgtggtagacaTGTCGGCTCAAATGATGTAACTCCCCGaaagaggagaacccaagaaaaacttggcactctagaagagaccatcaaaatgactgatcagtttaaaattgataaatctatagccctagaagaggcacaaataatgcagaaagcccctgaagaggcacatattgaacaagaagcccctgaAAAGGTataggtacctgaaaattgtgagatctcagtaagttatgtacacacgggcgaaaaatgggatcgaaataatattgttattaacaatatttttgctttccaagtggcctccgAAGTCATAAGAAATTATGAAGATCccgaaccacgaaatgtggaagaatgtcgacataaaaatgattggccaaaatggaaagaagctatacagACAGAGTTAAACTcgttaacaaaatgagaagtttttggacctgtagtccaaacacctgaagatgtaaagcctgttgggtacaaatgggtatttgtacgaaagcgcaatgagaataatgagatcataagatataaagcgcgattagtagcacaaggtttctcgtagagatttggtattgactacgaggaaacatattctcccaTCATGGACACAATCATACtttgtttcttaattagtttggtagtctcagaaggactggatatgcatctcatggatgttattacaacatatttatacggatccatagataatgatatataaatgaaaatccctgaaggatttaaattgccttaATCAAATAGTATAAAGCCTcatagcatgtactcaatcaagttacaacaatccttgtatggattaaagcaatctggacgcaTGTAGTACAATCGCGTTAGcaaatacttgctaaaagaagggtatgtgaataaccctatatgctcatgcatcttcattaagaaattagaaaccggatttgcaattattgcagtgtatgttgatgacttaaatcttgttggaactcctaaagagctcacaagaacaacaaattacttaaaaaaggaatttgagatgaaagatcttggaaaaacaaaattttgtctcgacCTGCAGAtcaagcattttccaaatggagttttagtatatcaatcaacatacattaagaaagctttaaagcatttttatattaataaagcACATCCTTTAAGTTTTCCAATGGTTGTCtaatcacttgatgtgaaaaaagactcatttcgtccttgcgaaaaaaatgaagagttaCTGGGTCCTAAAGTACCATATCTTGGTGCTATTGGTGCatttatgtatcttgccaattgtacacgccccgacattgctttttctgtcaatttattagcaagatatagttccgctccaactcgaagacattggaatggtatcaaacatatattgcgttatcttcgcGGGACAActgatatgagtttattttacttaagggaatcaaagcaacaattgcttggatatgcatatgcaggatatctttcagatccatataaaggtaggtcacaaacagggtatttgtttaattgcaatggtactactatttcatggagatctgtcaaacaaataaTGGTGGCCatatcatcaaatcattcagaaatactggcaattcatgaagcaagtcgtgaatgtatatggctaaggtctatgatccagcatattcaggaatcatgtggactctcctctatcaaaggtgatccgacaatattatttgaagataatgctgcatgcattgcacaaataacagggggttatattaaaggagatagaactaaacacatttcaccaaaattcttttatacacatgaactccaaaagagtggtgaaattgatgtgcaacaaatatgcttaagtgataatctagcagatttattcacaaagtcattgccaacctcaacattgaagaagttaatacacaggattggaatgcgtcaactcaaTGATATCGACATGAGGGAGAGTAAgtttgtaaaagggtgttactgtactgtactcttttttccttcatccaGGTTTTGTCCTATTGGGTTTTACTGGTAAGGTTTTTAGTGAGGCGGtcctaatataccaagaaaaaaatattgtactctttttccttcgctaGGTTTTTCCTGTAGGGTTTTTTACtaacaaggttttaatgaggcatattattttaatatggtggtcatCCAAGGGGAAGTATTGTAAATGAAGAGTagtgaatgaccacattgatggtcattatgaactccatttactcatctttaagatgagtaatgggagttcatattatgaagcaTATAAAAAGCTTCTTACACCCTATGTAAGAGCAtcccaagaaaaagaaagaaaagttcttcttctcattctctctctctctctctctctctctctctctttttttcactttctcaattctcttctttgattccttcttccatattatatatcaaagtaagatatattttatctctactactttgatttgtattatatttgtccttattttacaacaaaaatagaattattatggttgcatgaatagtggtgcaataaagacaaaaaaaaaaacttatgtgaaaggtcattaggtattttagtccatcactattttatatctttaaaaggtaatatatagaaatttaaaGGATATATTgatcttttaacattttatatcatttctatcaattatggaagttatatgaaccaaatcttaatttttgggcccagttaGGCCCAAAACACGATTCTCCCAAAAAAGTATACTCTTTAGTGGAGCCAGACCCCTTTTCAGCAGGAATCAAAACAGTAGTGTACCTAGACGCCTTTCActtctttgttatttttgttatgGTTTTCAACAGAAAACCAAGCACAGCCCAATTGCCAGTACTATTTGCTGTCCCCTTGCATGAGATCAAAGCTTGCAGCCAGCATGACATCTGCATCCATTCCATGGCCGTCAGAATTGAAAGCATTCCCTTATGGGAATCCACCTACAAGCTCACTTCCCATGTTCCTCCGCAGAGAAGCTCTTAatttctctctttcaacataACCATATGACACTCAAGAAAGAGTcaaaccaatatatatatagacaatgAAATTCATGATCTTCTAACACAAAGCAAGGGAGCTCAGATTTGATAGCAAAAACAAATGCTTCATATAGATATAGTCCCAAAAATACATCAAATGCACTTGAATTTCAGTATCTATTCAGAACCTAATCTCAATGCAGCATTAGAAGCCATGAACACACTGCAAATTGGTTGCTGCAGTCCAAAGTAGAAGACCATCTTTGCTTTATTTGGTAGCTGAGAAAAACTCATGAAGTCCTCTTTGTCTCGAATCCAATCCCAGTACAACTAAACTGTGATTCACTACCcctaaattacaaaaaaaaaaaaaaaaaaaaacccaacaacAGAAGCAAAGTTCATAGAGGGTTACGACCCAGATCCAAAATCACTTGCAAGTCGACTGATTGCTAGGCAATTCCTCACCCACCAATTTCTCCTTCTCTGCATCCGATCCGGCCTCGGCCAGAACTACCTTCCCCTCCTCCACGCTCTGTGATCCTGTCAACCTAGCCAACAAAACAAACGACATTCCCCCGAGAATGTTATTAAAGCACCTCAAAACCACCACAGAGCTCTTGAATGCCAACGGGGGAAGCCCCTTTGCCAGCAAAAACTCAATGCCATTCAGAGTCTGGTATCGGAAATTGCTGCTCAAGCCCATGTGAATCGCCCAAGTTATGGCATTCAGCACCGTCGGGGGAGGCTTGTTCGGGGTTACGAAGTTGGGGTCCATCTTCTTCCTCATTGAGATCAACCCATTGGAAATGGCGGTACCCACGAGACCAGCCGCGAACCCCACAGTGGCAAAGAGGACTCCCTTGTATACGAAGGTGCCGAATCGATTCAGAACCCCGTAACTGCCCGATTCGAACATGTGGCCCGGGGGACAGCCGGCGAAAATGGCGGGGAGATTCGGGGTAACAGAGGATGCCGTGGGGGCCAGGAGGTACATGAGGACGAAATTCATTATGGATCCGACAACGAGAGTGGAGAAGACGAAGTCGAGCTCGTTGAGCCCGAAATTCGGCCGGGACGCCATGTCGCCGATCACACAAGCGGTCACTCCCACCAGCTCCTCCATTAGAACCTTGAACGGGAACTGGGGATCCGCCGAAACTCTAGATCGCCACCCATTGAGGAAGAGCCCTAGAACTCCGAAACCCTCCCACGACTCCCCACCCGAACCTCCATCCCCCTCCCCATCCCCACCACCACCTCTGCCGCCGTGACCCGCCGAATCACCTC includes the following:
- the LOC100258770 gene encoding protein RETICULATA-RELATED 3, chloroplastic codes for the protein MATMSSHIFRSHLFSDHLRHHSHHLCSDLPPPTFPSQNLSFAPLRSRPTNPNPLWKYKLPQAGGNGGDSAGHGGRGGGGDGEGDGGSGGESWEGFGVLGLFLNGWRSRVSADPQFPFKVLMEELVGVTACVIGDMASRPNFGLNELDFVFSTLVVGSIMNFVLMYLLAPTASSVTPNLPAIFAGCPPGHMFESGSYGVLNRFGTFVYKGVLFATVGFAAGLVGTAISNGLISMRKKMDPNFVTPNKPPPTVLNAITWAIHMGLSSNFRYQTLNGIEFLLAKGLPPLAFKSSVVVLRCFNNILGGMSFVLLARLTGSQSVEEGKVVLAEAGSDAEKEKLVGEELPSNQSTCK